In the Gorilla gorilla gorilla isolate KB3781 chromosome 10, NHGRI_mGorGor1-v2.1_pri, whole genome shotgun sequence genome, one interval contains:
- the AAAS gene encoding aladin isoform X1: MCSLGLFPPPPPRDQVTLYEHNNELVTGGRYESPPPDFRGQWINLPVLQLTKDPLKTPGRLDHGTRTAFIHHREQVWKRCINIWRDVGLFGVLNEIANSEEEVFEWVKTASGWALALCRWASSLHGSLFPHLSLRSEDLIAEFAQVTNWSSCCLRVFAWHPHTNKFAVALLDDSVRVYNASSTIVPSLKHRLQRNVAALAWKPLSASVLAVACQSCILIWTLDPTSLSTRPSSGCAQVLSHPGHTPVTSLAWAPSGGRLLSASPVDAAIRVWDVSTETCVPLPWFRGGGVTNLLWSPDGSKILATTPSAVFRVWEAQMWTCERWPTLSGRCQTGCWSPDGSRLLFTVLGEPLIYSLSFPERCGEGKGCVGGAKSATIVADLSETTIQTPDGEERLGGEAHSMVWDPSGERLAVLMKGNPRVQDGKPVILLFRTRNSPVFELLPCGIIQGEPGAQPQLITFHPSFNKGALLSVGWSTGRIAHIPLYFVNAQFPRFSPVLGRAQEPPAGGGGSIHDLPLFTETSPTSAPWDPLPGPPPVLPHSPHSHL, encoded by the exons ATGTGCTCTCTGGGGTTGTTCCCTCCTCCACCGCCTCGGGATCAAGTCACCCTATATGAGCACAATAACGAGCTGGTGACGGGCGGTAGATATGAGAGCCCGCCCCCCGACTTCCGGGGCCAG TGGATCAATCTTCCTGTCCTACAACTGACCAAGGATCCCCTAAAGACCCCTGGAAGGCTggaccatggcacaagaactgcCTTCATCCATCACCGGGAGCAAGTGTGGAAGAGATGCATCAACATTTG GCGTGATGTGGGCCTTTTTGGGGTGCTAAATGAAATTGCAAACTCAGAAGAAGAGG TGTTTGAGTGGGTGAAGACGGCATctggctgggccctggcactCTGTCGATGGGCCTCTTCTCTCCATGGGTCCCTGTTCCCCCATCTGTCT CTCAGGAGTGAAGATCTGATCGCTGAATTTGCCCAAGTCACAAATTG GTCCAGCTGCTGCTTGCGTGTCTTTGCATGGCACCCCCACACCAACAAGTTTGCAGTGGCCCTGCTAGATGACTCAGTCCGTGTGTATAATGCCAGCAG CACCATAGTCCCCTCCCTGAAGCACCGGCTGCAGCGAAATGTGGCGGCTCTGGCCTGGAAGCCCCTTAGTGCCTCTGTCTTGGCTGTGGCCTGCCAGAGCTGCATTCTTATCTGGACCCTGGACCCTACCTCCTTGTCTACCCG ACCCTCTTCTGGCTGTGCCCAAGTGCTGTCTCACCCTGGGCATACACCTGTTACCAGCTTGGCCTGGGCCCCCAGTGGGGGGCGGCTGCTCTCAGCTTCACCTGTGGATGCTGCTATCCGG GTATGGGATGTCTCAACAGAGACCTGTGTCCCCCTTCCCTGGTTTCGAGGAGGTGGGGTGACCAACCTGCTCTGGTCCCCAGACGGCAGCAAAATCCTGGCTACCACTCCTTCAGCTGTCTTTCG AGTCTGGGAGGCCCAGATGTGGACTTGTGAGAGGTGGCCTACTCTATCAGGGCGCTGTCAG ACTGGCTGCTGGAGCCCAGATGGCAGCCGACTGCTGTTCACTGTATTGGGAGAGCCACTGATTTACTCCCTGTCTTTTCCAGAACGTTGTG GTGAGGGAAAGGGGTGCGTTGGAGGTGCAAAGTCAGCAACGATTGTGGCAGATCTGTCTGAGACAACAATACAGACACCAGATGGTGAGGAGAG GCTTGGGGGAGAGGCTCACTCCATGGTCTGGGACCCCAGTGGGGAACGTCTGGCTGTGCTTATGAAAG GAAACCCAAGGGTACAGGATGGTAAACCAGTCATCCTCCTTTTTCGCACTCGAAACAGCCCTGTGTTTGAGCTCCTTCCCTG TGGCATTATCCAGGGGGAGCCAGGAGCCCAGCCCCAGCTCATCACTTTCCATCCTTCCTTCAACAAAGGGGCCCTGCTCAGTGTG GGCTGGTCCACAGGCCGAATTGCCCACATCCCGCTGTACTTTGTCAATGCCCAGTTTCCACGTTTTAGCCCAGTGCTTGGGCGGGCCCAGGAACCCCCCGCTGGGGGTGGAGGCTCTATTCATGACCTGCCCCTCTTTACTGAGACATCCCCAACCTCTGCCCCTTGGGACCCTCTCCCAGGGCCACCACCTGTTCTGCCCCACTCCCCACATTCCCACCTCTAA
- the MYG1 gene encoding MYG1 exonuclease, producing the protein MGHRFLRSLLMLLLPPPPLYTRHRMLGPDPVPPPKRPRSKLMAPPRIGTHNGTFHCDEALACALLRLLPEYRDAEIVRTRDPEKLASCDIVVDVGGEYDPRRHRYDHHQRSFTETMSSLSPGKPWQTKLSSAGLIYLHFGHKLLAQLLGTSEEDSMVGTLYDKMYENFVEEVDAVDNGISQWAEGEPRYALTTTLSARVARLNPTWNHPDQDTEAGFKRAMDLVQEEFLQRLDFYQHSWLPARALVEEALAQRFQVDPSGEIVELAKGACPWKEHLYHLESGLSPPVAIFFVIYTDQAGQWRIQCVPKEPHSFQSRLPLPEPWRGLRDEALDQVSGIPGCIFVHASGFIGGHRTREGALSMARATLAQRSYLPQIS; encoded by the exons ATGGGACACCGCTTCCTGCGCAGCCTCTtaatgctgctgctgccgccgccaccGCTGTATACCCGGCACCGCATGCTCGGTCCAGACCCCGTCCCGCCCCCAAAACGACCCCGCAGCAAACTCATGGCACCGCCCCGAATCGGGACGCACAATGGCACCTTCCACTGCGACGAGGCACTGGCATGCGCACTGCTTCGCCTCCTGCCGGAGTACCGG GATGCAGAGATTGTGCGGACCCGGGATCCCGAAAAACTCGCTTCCTGTGACATCGTGGTGGACGTGGGGGGCGAGTACGACCCTCGGAGACACCGATATGACCATCACCAGAG GTCTTTCACAGAGACCATGAGCTCCCTGTCCCCTGGGAAGCCGTGGCAGACCAAGCTGAGCAGTGCGGGACTCATCTATCTGCACTTCGGGCACAAGCTACTGGCCCAGTTGCTGGGCACTAGTGAAGAGGACAGCATGGTGGGCACCCTCTATGACAAG ATGTATGAGAACTTTGTGGAGGAGGTGGATGCCGTGGACAATGGGATCTCCCAGTGGGCAGAGGGGGAGCCTCGATATGCACTGACCACTACCCTGAGTGCACGAGTTGCTCGACTTAATCCTACCTGGAACCACCCCGACCAAGACACTGAG GCAGGGTTCAAGCGTGCAATGGATCTGGTTCAAGAGGAGTTTCTGCAGAGATTAGATTTCTACCAACACAGCTGGCTGCCAGCCCGGGCCTTGGTGGAAGAGGCCCTTGCCCAGCGATTCCAG GTGGACCCAAGTGGGGAGATTGTGGAACTGGCGAAAGGTGCATGTCCCTGGAAGGAGCATCTCTACCACCTGGAATCTGGGCTGTCCCCTCCAGTGGCCATCTTCTTTGTTATCTACACTGACCAGGCTGGACAGTGGCGAATACAGTGTGTGCCCAAGGAGCCCCACTCATTCCAAAGCCG GCTGCCCCTGCCAGAGCCATGGCGGGGTCTTCGGGACGAGGCCCTGGACCAGGTCAGTGGGATCCCTGGCTGCATCTTCGTCCATGCAAGCGGCTTCATTGGCGGTCACCGCACCCGAGAGGGTGCCTTGAGCATGGCCCGTGCCACCTTGGCCCAGCGCTCATACCTCCCACAAATCTCCTAG
- the AAAS gene encoding aladin isoform X2, producing MCSLGLFPPPPPRDQVTLYEHNNELVTGGRYESPPPDFRGQWINLPVLQLTKDPLKTPGRLDHGTRTAFIHHREQVWKRCINIWRDVGLFGVLNEIANSEEEVFEWVKTASGWALALCRWASSLHGSLFPHLSLRSEDLIAEFAQVTNCTIVPSLKHRLQRNVAALAWKPLSASVLAVACQSCILIWTLDPTSLSTRPSSGCAQVLSHPGHTPVTSLAWAPSGGRLLSASPVDAAIRVWDVSTETCVPLPWFRGGGVTNLLWSPDGSKILATTPSAVFRVWEAQMWTCERWPTLSGRCQTGCWSPDGSRLLFTVLGEPLIYSLSFPERCGEGKGCVGGAKSATIVADLSETTIQTPDGEERLGGEAHSMVWDPSGERLAVLMKGNPRVQDGKPVILLFRTRNSPVFELLPCGIIQGEPGAQPQLITFHPSFNKGALLSVGWSTGRIAHIPLYFVNAQFPRFSPVLGRAQEPPAGGGGSIHDLPLFTETSPTSAPWDPLPGPPPVLPHSPHSHL from the exons ATGTGCTCTCTGGGGTTGTTCCCTCCTCCACCGCCTCGGGATCAAGTCACCCTATATGAGCACAATAACGAGCTGGTGACGGGCGGTAGATATGAGAGCCCGCCCCCCGACTTCCGGGGCCAG TGGATCAATCTTCCTGTCCTACAACTGACCAAGGATCCCCTAAAGACCCCTGGAAGGCTggaccatggcacaagaactgcCTTCATCCATCACCGGGAGCAAGTGTGGAAGAGATGCATCAACATTTG GCGTGATGTGGGCCTTTTTGGGGTGCTAAATGAAATTGCAAACTCAGAAGAAGAGG TGTTTGAGTGGGTGAAGACGGCATctggctgggccctggcactCTGTCGATGGGCCTCTTCTCTCCATGGGTCCCTGTTCCCCCATCTGTCT CTCAGGAGTGAAGATCTGATCGCTGAATTTGCCCAAGTCACAAATTG CACCATAGTCCCCTCCCTGAAGCACCGGCTGCAGCGAAATGTGGCGGCTCTGGCCTGGAAGCCCCTTAGTGCCTCTGTCTTGGCTGTGGCCTGCCAGAGCTGCATTCTTATCTGGACCCTGGACCCTACCTCCTTGTCTACCCG ACCCTCTTCTGGCTGTGCCCAAGTGCTGTCTCACCCTGGGCATACACCTGTTACCAGCTTGGCCTGGGCCCCCAGTGGGGGGCGGCTGCTCTCAGCTTCACCTGTGGATGCTGCTATCCGG GTATGGGATGTCTCAACAGAGACCTGTGTCCCCCTTCCCTGGTTTCGAGGAGGTGGGGTGACCAACCTGCTCTGGTCCCCAGACGGCAGCAAAATCCTGGCTACCACTCCTTCAGCTGTCTTTCG AGTCTGGGAGGCCCAGATGTGGACTTGTGAGAGGTGGCCTACTCTATCAGGGCGCTGTCAG ACTGGCTGCTGGAGCCCAGATGGCAGCCGACTGCTGTTCACTGTATTGGGAGAGCCACTGATTTACTCCCTGTCTTTTCCAGAACGTTGTG GTGAGGGAAAGGGGTGCGTTGGAGGTGCAAAGTCAGCAACGATTGTGGCAGATCTGTCTGAGACAACAATACAGACACCAGATGGTGAGGAGAG GCTTGGGGGAGAGGCTCACTCCATGGTCTGGGACCCCAGTGGGGAACGTCTGGCTGTGCTTATGAAAG GAAACCCAAGGGTACAGGATGGTAAACCAGTCATCCTCCTTTTTCGCACTCGAAACAGCCCTGTGTTTGAGCTCCTTCCCTG TGGCATTATCCAGGGGGAGCCAGGAGCCCAGCCCCAGCTCATCACTTTCCATCCTTCCTTCAACAAAGGGGCCCTGCTCAGTGTG GGCTGGTCCACAGGCCGAATTGCCCACATCCCGCTGTACTTTGTCAATGCCCAGTTTCCACGTTTTAGCCCAGTGCTTGGGCGGGCCCAGGAACCCCCCGCTGGGGGTGGAGGCTCTATTCATGACCTGCCCCTCTTTACTGAGACATCCCCAACCTCTGCCCCTTGGGACCCTCTCCCAGGGCCACCACCTGTTCTGCCCCACTCCCCACATTCCCACCTCTAA